The Uruburuella testudinis genome window below encodes:
- the mutS gene encoding DNA mismatch repair protein MutS — protein MSKPVSPMMQQYLGIKADHADKLVFYRMGDFYELFFDDAVKAAKLLDITLTTRGQLDGEPIKMAGVPFHAAEQYLARLVKMGESVAICEQVGEVGATKGPVERKVVRIVTPGTLTDSAFLEDKETNRIVAVCTVKSDKKHIGLAWASLQSGEFKTKLTTPERLTDELARLQAAEILLPDTANAPQVQAANITRLNAWQFAADSAAKLLTDYFGSQDLRGFGLNLEEHAAAIGSAGALLNYIGLTQNQLPQHLDGLSLETENQYIGMDAATRRNLEITQTLSGKKAPTLFSALDNCATHMGSRLLAQWLHHPLRRREHIRARQQAVTELHNHYADIQGRLKNIADIERIAARIAVGNARPRDLAALRDSLLVLVDDIGLPESPSALLHTLQAVFPATRPIAEQLAAAILPEPAVWLRDGGVINHGYHAELDELRHIQNHGDEFLLALEARERERTGLSTLKVEFNRVHGFYIELSKVQAEQAPADYTRRQTLKNAERFITPELKTFEEKVLAAQDTALALEKQLYDTLLKNLQTALPQLQQAAKAAATLDVLATFARHAETRAYHMPEFADYPVLDIDNGRHPVVEQQVRHFTPNHTALDHKHRLMLLTGPNMGGKSTYMRQVALITLLAHTGSAVPAERALIGPIDQIFTRIGASDDLAGNRSTFMVEMSETAYILHHATEQSLVLMDEVGRGTSTFDGLALAQAIAEHLVQKNQSFSLFATHYFELTRLPEAHPAAVNMHLSALEEGQDIVFLHHIEPGPASKSYGIAVAKLAGLPARALKAAHKHLNALEQQAAANRPQMDIFSEWPSESRAMMAEEEQIVENTPNPLAEALAEIQPDELSPREALEALYRLKGLALE, from the coding sequence ATGAGCAAACCCGTTTCCCCGATGATGCAGCAATACCTCGGCATCAAGGCCGACCACGCCGACAAACTGGTGTTTTACCGCATGGGCGATTTTTACGAGCTGTTTTTCGATGATGCGGTCAAAGCGGCCAAGCTGCTCGACATCACCCTCACCACCCGCGGTCAGCTTGACGGCGAACCGATTAAAATGGCCGGCGTGCCGTTTCATGCCGCCGAGCAATATCTGGCGCGGCTGGTCAAAATGGGCGAGAGCGTGGCCATTTGCGAACAGGTGGGCGAAGTGGGCGCAACAAAAGGGCCGGTGGAGCGCAAAGTGGTGCGCATCGTTACCCCCGGCACCCTCACCGATTCGGCTTTTCTCGAAGACAAAGAAACTAACCGCATTGTGGCCGTCTGCACGGTAAAAAGCGATAAAAAACACATCGGCCTGGCCTGGGCTTCACTGCAAAGCGGCGAATTCAAAACCAAACTGACCACGCCCGAGCGCCTCACCGACGAGCTCGCACGCCTACAGGCAGCAGAAATCCTGCTGCCCGATACCGCCAACGCCCCGCAGGTACAGGCCGCCAACATCACCCGCCTCAATGCCTGGCAATTTGCCGCCGACAGCGCCGCCAAACTGCTCACCGACTATTTCGGCAGCCAAGATTTGCGCGGCTTCGGCCTCAACCTCGAAGAGCATGCCGCCGCCATCGGCTCCGCCGGCGCGCTGCTCAACTACATCGGCCTTACACAAAACCAACTGCCGCAACACCTCGACGGCCTCAGCCTCGAAACCGAAAACCAATACATCGGCATGGACGCCGCCACCCGCCGCAACCTCGAAATCACCCAAACCCTCAGCGGCAAAAAAGCACCCACCCTGTTTTCCGCACTCGACAACTGCGCCACCCACATGGGCAGCCGCCTGCTCGCCCAATGGCTGCACCACCCGCTGCGCCGCCGCGAACACATCCGCGCCCGCCAGCAGGCCGTTACCGAATTGCACAACCATTACGCCGACATCCAAGGCCGCCTGAAAAACATCGCCGACATCGAGCGCATCGCCGCCCGCATCGCCGTGGGCAACGCCCGCCCGCGCGACTTGGCCGCCCTGCGCGACAGCCTGTTGGTGTTGGTCGACGACATCGGGCTGCCCGAGAGCCCCTCCGCGCTGCTGCACACCCTGCAAGCCGTGTTCCCCGCCACCCGACCCATCGCCGAACAACTTGCCGCCGCCATCCTGCCCGAACCGGCCGTGTGGCTGCGCGACGGCGGCGTCATCAACCACGGCTATCATGCCGAGTTGGACGAACTGCGCCACATTCAAAACCACGGCGACGAATTCCTGCTGGCCCTCGAAGCGCGCGAACGCGAACGCACCGGCCTTTCCACCCTCAAAGTCGAATTCAACCGCGTGCACGGCTTTTATATCGAGCTCTCCAAAGTGCAGGCAGAACAAGCCCCCGCCGACTACACCCGCCGCCAAACCCTCAAAAACGCCGAGCGCTTCATCACCCCCGAGCTCAAAACCTTTGAAGAAAAAGTATTGGCCGCACAAGACACCGCATTGGCCTTAGAAAAACAGCTTTACGACACCCTGCTGAAAAACCTTCAGACGGCCTTGCCGCAACTGCAACAAGCCGCCAAAGCCGCCGCCACACTCGATGTGCTCGCCACCTTTGCCCGCCACGCCGAAACCCGCGCTTACCACATGCCCGAATTCGCCGACTACCCCGTGCTCGACATCGACAACGGCCGCCATCCCGTGGTCGAGCAGCAAGTGCGCCACTTCACCCCCAACCACACCGCCCTCGACCACAAACACCGGCTGATGCTGCTCACCGGCCCCAATATGGGCGGCAAATCCACCTACATGCGCCAAGTCGCCCTCATCACCCTGCTCGCCCACACCGGCAGCGCCGTGCCCGCCGAACGCGCCCTGATTGGCCCCATCGACCAAATTTTCACCCGCATCGGCGCCTCTGACGACCTGGCCGGCAACCGCTCCACCTTTATGGTCGAAATGAGCGAAACCGCCTACATCCTGCACCACGCCACCGAACAATCTCTGGTGCTGATGGACGAAGTCGGCCGCGGCACCTCCACCTTCGACGGCCTCGCCCTCGCCCAAGCCATCGCCGAACATTTGGTGCAAAAAAACCAATCATTCAGCCTGTTTGCCACCCACTACTTCGAGCTCACCCGCCTGCCCGAAGCCCACCCCGCCGCCGTCAACATGCACCTCTCCGCACTGGAAGAAGGGCAAGACATCGTCTTTCTGCACCACATCGAGCCCGGCCCCGCCAGCAAAAGCTACGGCATCGCCGTCGCCAAACTCGCCGGCCTGCCCGCCCGCGCCCTCAAAGCCGCCCACAAACATTTAAATGCATTGGAACAGCAAGCCGCCGCCAACCGGCCGCAGATGGATATTTTCAGCGAATGGCCGTCTGAAAGCCGCGCAATGATGGCGGAGGAAGAACAGATTGTGGAAAACACGCCAAACCCGCTGGCCGAAGCCTTGGCAGAGATACAGCCGGATGAATTATCGCCACGGGAAGCGCTGGAAGCGTTGTATCGGTTGAAAGGATTGGCATTGGAATAA
- a CDS encoding circularly permuted type 2 ATP-grasp protein, which translates to MPTNIEFYNEMMLPEGTPRPGYEAVAEWLARSKPGDVESLNQQALAMFYRKGVTFTVYSEASNIERVIPFDIIPRIIPAGEWQTLEAGCTQRIRALNMFIHDIYHHQHIIKAGIVPAEEVLVNSCYQPWMNNINLPEPIYAHISGIDLIRHNDGSYYVLEDNLRTPSGVSYMLEGRNISETLLPEVFARQNILPVAHYPQLLHENLVACSGREQPSIVVLTPGRYNSAYYEHAFLAREMGVPLVHGYDLFVEDNFVYIKTVAGRQRVDVIYRRLDDPFLDPLAFRTDSILGVPGLMAAYRAGNVLICNAPGTGVADDKSIYPYVGDMIRFYLSEEPILHNVPTWQCRKPEDLRYVLDHLGELVVKETQGSGGYGMLVGPKATQEEIEAYRLRILEHPAGFIAQPTLALSTCPTYIDEGIAPRHIDLRPFVLSGPDKVRIVPGGLTRVALREGSLVVNSSQGGGVKDTWVVEMGGAS; encoded by the coding sequence ATGCCGACAAACATTGAATTTTATAATGAAATGATGCTGCCCGAGGGCACGCCGCGCCCGGGTTATGAGGCTGTGGCAGAATGGCTGGCCCGCAGCAAGCCCGGTGATGTCGAATCACTCAACCAGCAGGCTTTGGCCATGTTTTACCGCAAAGGCGTTACCTTTACGGTATACAGCGAAGCCAGCAATATCGAACGCGTGATTCCGTTCGACATCATTCCGCGCATCATCCCCGCCGGCGAATGGCAAACGCTCGAAGCCGGCTGCACCCAGCGCATCCGCGCGCTGAACATGTTTATCCACGACATCTACCACCATCAGCACATCATCAAGGCCGGCATCGTGCCTGCCGAAGAAGTGCTGGTCAACAGCTGCTACCAGCCCTGGATGAACAACATCAACCTGCCCGAGCCGATTTATGCCCACATCAGCGGCATCGACTTAATCCGCCACAACGACGGCAGCTATTATGTGCTGGAAGACAATCTGCGCACCCCCTCAGGCGTGTCTTATATGCTCGAAGGGCGTAACATCAGCGAAACGCTGCTGCCCGAAGTGTTTGCCCGCCAGAATATTTTGCCGGTGGCGCATTACCCACAGCTTTTACACGAAAACTTAGTGGCGTGCAGCGGCAGAGAGCAGCCCAGCATTGTGGTGCTCACACCCGGCCGTTACAACAGCGCTTATTACGAACATGCGTTTCTGGCGCGGGAAATGGGCGTGCCCTTGGTGCACGGCTATGATTTGTTTGTGGAAGACAATTTTGTCTACATCAAAACCGTGGCCGGCCGCCAGCGAGTGGATGTGATTTACCGCCGCCTCGACGACCCCTTCCTCGATCCGCTGGCGTTTCGCACCGATTCGATTTTGGGCGTGCCCGGCCTGATGGCGGCTTATCGTGCCGGCAATGTGTTGATTTGCAATGCGCCCGGCACCGGTGTGGCCGACGACAAATCGATTTACCCTTACGTGGGCGACATGATCCGCTTTTACCTCAGCGAAGAGCCGATTTTGCACAATGTGCCCACCTGGCAATGCCGCAAGCCGGAAGATTTGCGCTATGTACTGGATCATCTGGGTGAATTGGTGGTCAAAGAAACACAAGGCTCGGGCGGCTACGGCATGCTGGTCGGTCCCAAAGCCACACAGGAAGAAATCGAAGCCTACCGCCTGCGCATTCTGGAACACCCCGCCGGTTTCATCGCCCAGCCCACACTGGCGCTTTCCACCTGCCCCACTTACATAGACGAAGGCATCGCGCCGCGCCACATCGATTTGCGTCCGTTTGTGCTTTCCGGCCCCGACAAAGTACGCATCGTGCCGGGCGGCCTTACCCGCGTGGCCTTGCGTGAAGGATCGCTGGTGGTGAATTCATCACAAGGCGGCGGCGTGAAAGATACCTGGGTGGTCGAAATGGGAGGTGCCTCATGA
- the mltA gene encoding murein transglycosylase A, protein MNSANIFRFALMGLTAAILAACGTKRTPTPPPGQPPLPVTPGAPLPAGTPLPPGHTLSPGGGAGYKVVAHSALPQWNEQNFANSLRSFRLGCEKLQARPGWQNVCAQAAQTPGSNAAAKAFFEQYFTPWQVSGDGKLGGTVTGYYEPVLHGDVKQTAQARFPIYGIPNDFVSVELPANLRSSKGTVRIQPSGQNKGMISASGQYSANLAQFPISERTRALKGRFEGSRFVPYYTRSQINGGALNGKAPVLGYADDPVELFFLHIQGSGRLKTPSGQYVRLGFADKNEYPYVSIGRYMANKGYLPLAQTTMQGIKAYMQQNPQRLAEVLGQNPSYIFFRQLPGNDDGPIGALGTPLMGEYAGAVDRHYITLGAPIFVATTHPISNHAHNRLIMAQDTGSAIKGAVRVDYFWGYGDEAGNVAGKQKHTGYVWQLLPNGVLPEYRP, encoded by the coding sequence ATGAATTCAGCCAATATTTTCCGTTTTGCCCTAATGGGCCTGACCGCCGCCATTTTGGCAGCTTGCGGCACCAAACGCACCCCGACTCCTCCGCCGGGCCAACCCCCCTTGCCCGTTACCCCCGGAGCCCCCTTGCCTGCGGGTACCCCCCTGCCGCCGGGGCATACGCTCAGCCCCGGCGGAGGCGCGGGCTATAAAGTAGTGGCACATAGTGCGCTGCCGCAATGGAATGAGCAGAATTTCGCCAACAGCCTGCGTTCGTTCCGCCTTGGCTGTGAGAAGCTGCAAGCCCGCCCCGGCTGGCAAAACGTGTGTGCGCAAGCGGCGCAGACGCCGGGCAGCAATGCCGCGGCCAAAGCCTTTTTCGAGCAATATTTCACCCCCTGGCAGGTCAGCGGCGACGGCAAACTCGGCGGCACGGTAACGGGCTATTACGAGCCAGTGCTGCATGGTGATGTGAAGCAGACCGCTCAAGCGCGCTTCCCGATTTACGGCATCCCCAATGATTTTGTATCGGTCGAGCTGCCCGCCAACCTGCGCTCAAGCAAAGGCACGGTGCGCATCCAACCCAGCGGGCAGAATAAAGGCATGATCAGCGCATCCGGCCAATACAGCGCCAATCTGGCACAGTTTCCCATCAGCGAACGCACCCGCGCACTCAAAGGCCGTTTTGAAGGCAGTCGTTTCGTGCCTTATTACACCCGCAGCCAGATTAACGGCGGCGCGCTCAACGGCAAAGCGCCGGTGTTGGGCTATGCCGACGACCCGGTAGAATTGTTTTTTCTGCACATTCAAGGTTCAGGCCGTCTGAAAACCCCAAGCGGCCAATATGTGCGCCTGGGTTTTGCCGATAAAAACGAATACCCTTATGTTTCCATCGGCCGCTATATGGCCAATAAAGGCTATCTGCCGCTGGCGCAAACCACTATGCAGGGCATCAAAGCCTATATGCAGCAAAACCCGCAGCGGCTGGCCGAAGTGCTGGGCCAAAACCCCAGCTATATTTTCTTCCGCCAGCTGCCGGGCAATGACGACGGCCCCATCGGCGCATTGGGCACGCCGCTGATGGGTGAATATGCCGGTGCGGTCGACCGCCACTACATTACCTTGGGCGCGCCGATATTTGTCGCCACCACCCACCCCATCAGCAACCATGCCCACAACCGCCTGATTATGGCGCAAGATACCGGCAGCGCGATTAAAGGCGCGGTGCGGGTTGATTATTTCTGGGGCTACGGTGATGAAGCCGGCAATGTTGCCGGCAAACAGAAACACACCGGTTATGTGTGGCAGCTGCTGCCCAACGGCGTGTTGCCGGAATACCGCCCGTAA
- a CDS encoding formate--tetrahydrofolate ligase, producing MSHKTDAEIAHESPMRSIGEIAAKLGLPEGKYEPYGRYKAKINPLNIFSQPGKQGKLILVTAINPTPAGEGKTTVTIGLADALNRLGKNAVIAMREPSLGPVFGIKGGAAGGGYAQVLPMEDINLHFTGDFHAIGAANNLLAAMLDNHIYQGNALNIDPKRVLWRRAVDMNDRQLRNIISGLGKPTDGVMRPDGFDITVASEVMAVFCLARDLADLKTRLGNMLVAYTQTGTPVYARDLKAHGAMAALLKDAVKPNLVQTIEGTPAFVHGGPFANIAHGCNSVIATRAALHLADYAVTEAGFGADLGAEKFCDIKCRLADLQPDAAVIVATVRALKYNGGVARADLGAENLEALQRGLPNLLKHIDNMKNVFGLPVVVALNRFVSDSDAELDLIQTACAEYGVKVALTEVWGRGGAGGEALAREVLEVIEQQPNRFGFAYETDSGVRDKIRAVAQKVYGAADVAFSAEAEAEIAALEKNGLDKLPVCMAKTQYSLSDDAKLLGCPSGFTITVRGITVSAGAGFIVALCGNMMKMPGLPKVPAAEHIDVDEKGVIHGLF from the coding sequence ATGAGCCATAAAACCGATGCCGAAATCGCCCACGAATCCCCGATGCGCTCGATTGGCGAAATCGCGGCCAAACTCGGGCTGCCCGAAGGCAAATACGAGCCTTACGGGCGCTATAAAGCCAAAATCAACCCGCTGAATATTTTTTCACAGCCCGGAAAACAGGGCAAATTGATTCTGGTTACCGCCATCAACCCCACCCCCGCGGGCGAGGGCAAAACCACGGTCACCATCGGCTTGGCCGATGCGCTCAACCGCTTGGGCAAAAATGCGGTGATTGCCATGCGCGAGCCGTCGCTCGGCCCGGTGTTCGGCATCAAAGGCGGCGCAGCGGGGGGCGGCTATGCGCAAGTGTTGCCGATGGAAGACATCAATCTGCACTTTACCGGCGATTTTCACGCCATCGGTGCGGCCAACAACCTGCTGGCAGCCATGCTCGACAACCACATTTATCAGGGCAATGCATTAAACATCGACCCCAAGCGCGTATTGTGGCGCCGCGCTGTCGACATGAACGACCGCCAGTTGCGCAACATCATCAGCGGGCTGGGTAAGCCCACAGACGGCGTGATGCGCCCCGACGGCTTCGATATTACCGTGGCTTCGGAAGTGATGGCTGTATTCTGCCTCGCCCGCGATTTGGCTGATTTGAAAACCCGCCTCGGCAACATGCTGGTGGCCTACACTCAAACCGGCACCCCCGTGTACGCCCGCGATTTGAAGGCACACGGCGCCATGGCCGCGCTGTTGAAAGATGCCGTCAAGCCCAATCTGGTGCAAACCATCGAAGGCACCCCCGCATTCGTGCACGGCGGCCCGTTTGCCAACATCGCCCACGGCTGCAACTCGGTGATTGCCACCCGCGCCGCGCTGCATTTGGCTGATTATGCGGTAACCGAAGCCGGCTTCGGTGCCGACTTGGGCGCGGAAAAATTCTGCGACATCAAGTGCCGTTTGGCAGATTTGCAGCCCGATGCCGCCGTGATCGTGGCCACCGTGCGCGCGCTGAAATACAACGGCGGTGTGGCGCGTGCCGATTTGGGCGCGGAAAATCTCGAAGCCCTGCAACGCGGCCTGCCCAATTTGTTGAAACACATCGACAACATGAAAAATGTGTTCGGCCTGCCGGTGGTGGTGGCGCTCAACCGCTTTGTGTCCGACAGCGATGCCGAGCTTGATTTGATTCAGACGGCCTGTGCAGAATACGGTGTCAAAGTAGCGCTCACCGAAGTGTGGGGCAGGGGCGGTGCAGGCGGCGAAGCATTGGCACGCGAAGTGTTGGAGGTCATTGAGCAGCAGCCCAACCGCTTTGGCTTTGCCTACGAAACCGACAGCGGTGTGCGTGACAAAATCCGTGCCGTCGCGCAAAAAGTGTATGGTGCGGCCGATGTGGCGTTCAGCGCCGAAGCCGAAGCCGAAATCGCCGCGTTGGAAAAAAACGGCCTCGACAAACTGCCGGTATGCATGGCCAAAACCCAATATTCGCTCAGCGACGATGCCAAGCTTTTGGGCTGCCCCTCAGGCTTTACCATCACCGTGCGCGGCATCACCGTATCGGCGGGTGCGGGCTTTATCGTGGCATTGTGCGGCAATATGATGAAAATGCCGGGGCTGCCGAAAGTGCCCGCTGCCGAGCATATCGATGTGGATGAAAAAGGCGTGATTCACGGATTGTTTTAG
- a CDS encoding YecA family protein: protein MPMPADFTAEQQQRYQALFEQMRKFPTPFDRKTTDYHAKLGLTTADLPLLLALTRDEDYLEAEEPDDFFATLHAAYALGEYRDEAASRAMIEWVLQDIAYGCDESIYEYLDMFAPEGVFHLPFLLEAAQQQHDDDARDVLISAASSVAQQHKEVRDEVVGVLLDMLKPYATQERFYNALLLMSLLPLKPVEHVDFIRKLYAEKAVDMTACGDIEDVEIYLGLRNKRTTPKPDYMLMDMAHEHGGVAELVAGGVKIGRNDPCPCGSGKKYKKCCMP, encoded by the coding sequence ATGCCGATGCCTGCCGACTTTACCGCCGAACAGCAACAACGTTACCAAGCCTTGTTTGAGCAGATGCGCAAGTTTCCGACTCCGTTTGACCGAAAAACAACGGATTATCATGCCAAGCTGGGGCTGACGACGGCGGATTTGCCTTTGTTGCTGGCGTTAACGCGTGATGAGGATTATTTGGAAGCAGAGGAGCCGGACGATTTTTTTGCCACACTGCATGCGGCTTATGCTTTAGGGGAATATCGTGATGAGGCGGCCAGCCGTGCAATGATTGAATGGGTGTTGCAAGATATTGCTTACGGCTGCGATGAGTCGATATACGAATACTTAGATATGTTTGCACCCGAAGGGGTGTTTCATCTGCCGTTTTTGCTGGAGGCAGCTCAACAGCAGCATGATGACGATGCGCGTGATGTGCTGATAAGTGCAGCCTCTTCCGTGGCGCAGCAGCATAAAGAAGTGCGTGATGAGGTTGTCGGAGTGTTGTTGGATATGCTCAAGCCTTATGCCACGCAAGAGCGTTTTTACAATGCCTTGCTGCTGATGTCGCTGTTGCCTTTGAAACCGGTGGAACACGTTGATTTTATCCGCAAGCTGTATGCGGAAAAGGCGGTGGATATGACGGCCTGCGGCGATATTGAAGATGTAGAAATTTACTTAGGCTTGCGCAATAAGCGAACAACGCCGAAACCGGATTATATGTTGATGGATATGGCACATGAGCATGGCGGCGTGGCGGAGCTGGTTGCGGGTGGCGTGAAAATCGGCCGCAACGACCCTTGCCCGTGCGGCAGTGGTAAAAAATATAAAAAGTGTTGCATGCCGTAA
- a CDS encoding EamA family transporter: protein MAATWFYWALASAFFAALTAVFAKVGLQGIDSDFATFIRTLVIIAALALFLSYTGKWQGVGSFSGKNWTFLILSGLATGASWLAYFKALQLGNASQVAPVDKFSLVLVALLAVVFLDERPSVQEWLGIGLVAAGVLTLALKR, encoded by the coding sequence ATGGCTGCAACATGGTTTTACTGGGCGCTGGCTTCGGCCTTTTTTGCCGCGCTGACGGCGGTTTTCGCCAAAGTGGGTTTGCAGGGCATTGATTCGGATTTTGCCACTTTTATCCGCACATTGGTGATTATCGCCGCCTTGGCACTGTTTCTCAGCTACACCGGCAAATGGCAGGGCGTGGGCAGTTTCAGCGGCAAAAATTGGACATTTCTGATTTTATCCGGGCTGGCAACGGGCGCTTCGTGGCTGGCCTATTTCAAGGCGCTGCAATTGGGCAATGCCTCGCAAGTGGCGCCGGTAGACAAATTCAGCCTGGTACTGGTGGCGCTGCTGGCGGTGGTGTTTCTCGACGAGCGCCCGAGCGTGCAGGAATGGCTGGGCATCGGCCTGGTGGCTGCCGGCGTGCTCACGCTGGCATTGAAACGCTGA
- the dinG gene encoding ATP-dependent DNA helicase DinG: MLTDLEKNAIRDHYQNIGRNLPGFRARPAQRQMIAAIANAFSRSQSRAEGEEAPKREGESIAVIEGPTGVGKSLAYLLAGGIMAQTRGKRLLVSSATVALQEQLVNRDLPFLVEQSGLELSFALAKGRGRYLCPYKLYQLTQSNAQQNLLGFEAPTVLWDSKPKPEELQLLRDLADEFSARRFNGDRDTWPQKIDDAVWFKVTNDRHGCLKAACPNRAECPFYLARETLESVDVVVANHDLLLADISMGGGVILPAPENSFYCIDEAHHLPKKALSQFAAEHSWNLAVWTLEKLPQISDKIAAVADKAEAANLADEAAASLLESFNEWSFQLAGEQDLAPSESSESVWLWQDGKIPEALELLVSNTAVAARSLLKHVYTLNDALAAARRDKEQDSALIDRLSGEFGLFVARCEQISAVWDLLSTVPPEGEAPLAKWVVRRIGDKNDYIFNASPISSAGHLANGLWRRAAGAVLTSATLQSMGSFDLLLRQTGLQWLPATTTLALQSPFNFAEQGELYLPPIQASPKTPDAHTDAIVEWLPKLIHTEEAIGTLVLFSSRKQMQNVALRLSADYLPLLLVQGDIPKATLLKKHAEAIADGRASIIFGLDSFAEGLDLPGEACVQVIIAKLPFSMPDNPIEKTQNRWIEQRGGNPFIEITVPEASLKLVQAVGRLIRTEQDYGRVTILDNRVKTQRYGKQLLACLPPFKRIG; encoded by the coding sequence ATGCTCACCGATCTCGAAAAAAACGCCATCCGCGACCACTACCAAAACATCGGCAGAAACCTGCCCGGCTTTCGGGCGCGCCCGGCGCAACGGCAGATGATTGCCGCCATCGCCAACGCCTTTTCCCGCAGCCAAAGCCGTGCCGAGGGCGAAGAAGCGCCCAAACGCGAGGGCGAAAGCATTGCCGTTATCGAAGGCCCGACCGGCGTGGGCAAAAGCCTGGCTTATCTGCTGGCCGGCGGCATCATGGCGCAAACACGGGGCAAACGGCTGCTGGTGAGCAGCGCCACCGTTGCCCTGCAAGAGCAGCTGGTTAACCGCGATTTGCCGTTTCTGGTCGAACAAAGCGGTCTGGAATTGAGCTTTGCGCTTGCCAAAGGCCGCGGCCGCTATCTCTGCCCCTACAAACTCTACCAGCTCACCCAAAGCAACGCCCAACAAAACCTGCTCGGCTTTGAAGCGCCCACTGTGTTGTGGGACAGCAAACCCAAGCCCGAAGAGCTGCAATTGTTGCGCGACTTGGCCGACGAATTCTCCGCCCGCCGCTTCAACGGCGACCGCGACACCTGGCCGCAGAAAATCGATGATGCCGTTTGGTTTAAAGTCACCAACGACCGCCACGGCTGCCTCAAAGCCGCCTGCCCCAACCGCGCCGAATGCCCGTTTTACCTGGCGCGTGAAACGCTGGAAAGCGTTGATGTGGTGGTGGCCAATCACGATTTGCTGCTGGCCGATATCAGTATGGGCGGCGGTGTGATTCTGCCCGCCCCCGAAAACAGCTTTTACTGCATCGACGAAGCCCACCACCTGCCCAAAAAAGCACTGAGCCAGTTTGCTGCCGAGCATTCATGGAATCTGGCGGTATGGACGTTGGAAAAACTGCCGCAAATCAGCGATAAAATCGCCGCTGTTGCCGATAAGGCCGAAGCCGCCAACCTGGCCGACGAAGCCGCCGCTTCACTGCTGGAAAGCTTCAATGAATGGTCGTTTCAGTTGGCCGGCGAACAAGATCTGGCGCCTTCCGAAAGCAGCGAATCGGTTTGGCTGTGGCAAGACGGCAAAATACCCGAAGCGCTCGAGCTGCTGGTGTCCAACACCGCCGTTGCCGCCCGCAGCCTGCTCAAGCATGTTTACACACTCAACGATGCGCTGGCCGCCGCCCGCCGCGACAAAGAACAAGACAGCGCCCTGATTGACCGCTTAAGCGGCGAATTCGGCCTGTTTGTGGCCCGTTGCGAGCAAATCAGCGCCGTGTGGGATTTGCTTTCCACCGTGCCGCCCGAAGGCGAAGCACCGCTGGCCAAATGGGTGGTGCGCCGTATCGGCGATAAAAACGACTATATCTTCAACGCCAGCCCCATCAGCAGCGCCGGCCATCTGGCCAACGGCCTGTGGCGGCGCGCGGCCGGTGCCGTGCTCACCTCTGCCACCCTGCAATCGATGGGCAGCTTTGATTTGCTGTTGCGCCAAACCGGCCTGCAATGGCTGCCTGCCACCACCACATTGGCGCTGCAAAGCCCGTTTAACTTTGCCGAGCAGGGCGAACTTTACCTGCCGCCGATTCAGGCCAGCCCCAAAACCCCCGATGCCCACACCGATGCCATCGTCGAATGGCTGCCCAAGCTGATTCACACCGAAGAAGCCATCGGCACGCTGGTCTTGTTCAGCTCGCGCAAACAAATGCAAAACGTTGCCCTGCGCCTGAGTGCCGACTACCTGCCGCTGTTGCTGGTGCAGGGCGACATCCCCAAAGCCACGCTGCTGAAAAAACATGCCGAAGCCATTGCCGACGGCCGTGCCAGCATCATTTTCGGGCTCGACAGCTTCGCCGAAGGCCTCGATTTGCCGGGTGAAGCCTGCGTACAGGTGATTATCGCCAAACTGCCGTTTTCCATGCCCGACAACCCCATCGAAAAAACCCAAAACCGTTGGATCGAGCAGCGCGGCGGCAACCCCTTTATCGAAATCACCGTGCCCGAAGCCAGCCTGAAGCTGGTGCAGGCCGTGGGGCGGCTGATCCGCACCGAGCAAGATTACGGCCGTGTTACCATCCTCGACAACCGCGTTAAAACCCAACGCTACGGCAAACAATTGCTCGCCTGCCTGCCGCCGTTTAAACGCATCGGCTGA